A portion of the Psilocybe cubensis strain MGC-MH-2018 chromosome 10, whole genome shotgun sequence genome contains these proteins:
- a CDS encoding Transaldolase, producing MPDCETLPTFNALDAVHNRGIIIASDGAEYEKIAKFSPVDATTNPSLVFAAVSTAKYSYLIDDAVTYSLRSLSPKSPTVDEIVELALDHLLVRVGAEILSIIPGRVSISVDPRLGFSYAGILSKSRALIKLVEELHIPRTRILIKIPATPEGIHAAHTLESVDGIHTNLTLIFSLVQAIACAQAGVSVVSPFIGRVKDWWSARAIAEGNPSGLDDQPLQDHPGIALVRRIKETYTRCGYSTQIMAAGFRKPEEIVELSRYGKKGGADLVTLPPDLLEGLMKLDGNLDLRSDSTQPTPLTELPNPPPIYFSPNGPTHEGAILFERDSKQEAISLDKVPEGLAKFSIDAVKLETMVRDRVQQFAHARLPDVVSITSDVFQESRGRLPGDGAAVSRRRKSVSVN from the exons ATGCCTGATTGTGAGACTCTGCCTACTTTCAATGCTCTGGACGCTGTGCATAATAGAGGGATAATAATAGCATCGGACGGTGCCGAGTATGAAA AAATCGCAAAATTTAGTCCAGTAGACGCCACTACAAATCCCTCTCTGGTTTTTGCTGCCGTATCAACTGCAAAATATTCATATCTCATTGATGATGCCGTCACCTACTCCTTGCGTAGCCTCTCGCCCAAGTCTCCGACAGTGGATGAGATAGTTGAATTGGCCTTGGATCATCTG CTTGTTCGCGTTGGCGCCGAAATTTTGTCCATCATTCCAGGTCGTGTCTCCATATCCGTCGATCCTCGACTTGGTTTTTCCTACGCTGGCATTCTATCAAAGTCAAGAGCGCTGATCAAACTCGTTGAAGAACTGCACATTCCTAGAACGCGCATCCTCATAAAAATTCCTGCCACTCCCGAAGGAATTCATGCTGCGCATACCCTCGAATCAGTCGACGGAATACATACCAATCTCACTCTGATTTTCAGCCTAGTACAGGCCATCGCTTGCGCTCAGGCTGGTGTATCAGTGGTTTCTCCGTTCATTGGAAGGGTCAAGGATTGGTGGTCTGCACGCGCCATCGCCGAAGGAAATCCCAGCGGCCTTGACGATCAGCCATTACAAGACCATCCGGGTATTGCACTGGTACGCCGTATCAAGGAAACATACACGCGTTGCGGATACTCAACACAGATAATGGCCGCTGGGTTCCGCAAACCAGAGGAAATCGTCGAATTAAGCCGATACGGAAAGAAAGGAGGCGCCGACCTGGTAACACTTCCCCCGGATTTACTTGAAGGACTTATGAAGTTGGATGGAAACCTTGATCTTAGGAGCGATTCGACTCAACCAACTCCGTTGACGGAGTTGCCAAATCCACCTCCCATATACTTTTCTCCAAATGGACCTACACACGAGGGCGCTATTTTGTTTGAGCGCGATTCGAAGCAGGAGGCGATATCTCTCGACAAAGTACCCGAAGGTCTCGCCAAATTTAGTATCGACGCCGTGAAGTTGGAGACGATGGTACGAGATAGGGTTCAGCAATTTGCCCACGCTCGGTTGCCAGATGTGGTGTCCATTACTTCGGACGTCTTTCAAGAAAGTAGAGGCCGCCTTCCTGGAGATGGCGCAGCAGTatcgagaaggagaaagagcgTTTCCGTGAATTAG
- a CDS encoding Versatile peroxidase VPL1, with protein MAFARLAAIISIALAASQAVNAALTKRVTCATGQVTANAACCKLFPIVQKIQTDLFDGGECGEEAHSALRLSFHDAIGFSIHGGKGGGADGSILIFNSTELAFHANGGIDDITARQFPVFQETGLTAGDFVHLAAAIGTANCPGAPRLQFMFGRPPPLAPAPDLTVPEPTDSVTSILARFADAGFSPAEAVALLSSHTIAAADVVDPTIPGTPFDSTVGTFDTQVFLEVLLKGRLFPGNGSQPGEVLSPLAGEMRLQSDFAISQDPRTACLWQGMVNNQNLMMNSFKAAMAKLQVLGQRNLIDCSDVVPIPKTFTGPIKFPASFSRADVQAACAATPFPNNIATVAGPAPTVAPVPGS; from the exons ATGGCTTTCGCTCGCCTTGCAGCTATCATCTCTATTGCCCTTGCCGCCTCACAGGCTGTAAATGCTGCATTGACAAAGCGTGTTACATGCGCCACTGGCCAAGTGACTGCCAATGCTGCCTGCTGCA AGCTCTTCCCTATTGTCCAGAAGATCCAAACCGACCTCTTTGACGGAGGCGAATGTGGAGAGGAG GCCCACTCTGCTCTTCGTCTCTCGTTCCACGATGCTATTGGATTTTCAATCCACG GTGGAAA GGGTGGAGGAGCCGATGGTTCTATCCTGATCTTCAACAGCACCGAACTTGCATTCC ACGCTAATGGAGG AATTGATGATATCACTGCACGCCAGTTCCCCGTCTTCCAAGAAACCGGCCTCACTGCAGGAGACTT CGTCCACCTCGCAGCTGCTATTGGAACTGCTAACTGCCCGGGTGCCCCAAGGCTTCAGTTCATGTTTGGCCGCCCACCACCTCTTGCCCCCGCCCCCGATCTCACTGTCCCAGAGCCCACTG ACAGTGTTACTTCTATTCTGGCCAGGTTCGCCGATGCTGGATTCTCTCCAGCTGAGGCTGTTGCCCTTCTTTCCTCCCACACCATTGCTGCTGCA GATGTCGTCGACCCC ACCATCCCAGGAACCCCCTTCGACTC TACTGTCGGCACTTT CGACACTCAAGTCTTCCTTGAAGTTCTCCTCAAGGGAAGACTTTTCCCAGG AAACGGAAGCCAGCCTGGTGAAGTCCTCTCTCCTCTTGCCGGTGAGATGCGTCTCCAGAGTGACTTCGCTATCTCCCAAG ACCCTCGAACTGCCTGCCTCTGGCAGGGAATGGTTA ACAATCAGAACCTAATGATGAACAGCTTCAAGGCAGCTATGGCTAAGCTTCAAGTACTCGGACAAAGGAACTTGATTGACTGCTCTGAC GTCGTCCCCATTCCCAAGACATTCACCGGCCCCATCAAATTCCCCGCCTCCTTCTCTCGTGCAGACGTACAAGCTGCT TGTGCGGCCACCCCCTTCCCAAACAACATCGCCACTGTTGCTGGACCAGCCCCAAcagtcgcccctgt TCCCGGATCTTAA
- a CDS encoding Gramillins biosynthetic cluster protein (Gramillins biosynthetic cluster protein FGSG_00039): protein MHQGHNIPWNIISSNFHFVSNDRRFTSPKTSLIVHKPDEKSLKHFIRKFGTAIRTFSKTERTKYPESFEPLLTGKVFSDELREKYPQYLDERNQNIEAWFAAGYSTSNANLAEAVKILLHENEMSTLLMLAQHPSIPLAQLNHLSWGHHFGFSRVKESALRAYMFFNAAEATGILENGKYTTIQPEYSSLLSEIASSMDYPAQQVTHQEFLRECGVLQGGTSWVPEETYVHSDYARLQRYLKKLFELMYRYDMLLAECGAEPEWDIELAYQFPLRGNIKVGWDESQQRNVLA from the coding sequence ATGCATCAAGGTCACAACATTCCCTGGAATATTATCTCGTCCAACTTTCACTTTGTATCCAACGACAGGCGCTTCACATCACCGAAGACTTCATTGATCGTTCACAAGCCGGACGAGAAATCGCTCAAGCACTTTATTCGCAAGTTTGGAACTGCCATCCGCACGTTCTCAAAGACAGAGCGGACAAAATACCCAGAGTCATTCGAACCTCTGCTCACAGGAAAGGTGTTCTCCGATGAGCTACGGGAAAAATACCCTCAATACCTAGACGAGCGTAATCAGAATATCGAGGCTTGGTTTGCTGCCGGATACAGCACGAGCAACGCCAACCTCGCAGAGGCCGTCAAGATCCTGCTGCACGAAAACGAAATGTCTACACTGCTGATGCTGGCCCAGCACCCGTCGATCCCTCTTGCTCAACTCAACCATCTCAGTTGGGGACACCACTTTGGATTCTCGCGTGTCAAGGAATCTGCACTTCGCGCTTACATGTTCTTCAACGCCGCCGAAGCAACAGGGATTCTGGAGAACGGAAAATACACGACCATTCAGCCCGAGTATTCTTCGCTGCTCTCGGAGATTGCGAGCTCGATGGACTATCCTGCGCAGCAAGTAACGCATCAAGAGTTCTTACGAGAGTGTGGTGTTTTGCAAGGGGGCACTAGCTGGGTACCTGAGGAAACTTACGTTCACTCGGATTACGCACGTCTGCAGAGATATCTCAAGAAGCTGTTTGAGCTGATGTACAGATACGACATGCTGCTTGCAGAGTGTGGCGCCGAGCCGGAATGGGATATCGAGCTGGCGTACCAGTTTCCACTAAGGGGAAACATCAAGGTCGGCTGGGACGAGTCACAGCAGCGAAACGTACTAGCTTAG